A single Entelurus aequoreus isolate RoL-2023_Sb linkage group LG11, RoL_Eaeq_v1.1, whole genome shotgun sequence DNA region contains:
- the LOC133659973 gene encoding metalloreductase STEAP4-like isoform X2, protein MSKEVKPESVSLRPLGGGAAVMATSEQEPVCIFGTGDLGRSLGQRLLQTDYKVVYGSRRPRSCGPLPEGAQAFSHADAAQLASLIFVCVHREHYDFMETLTSQLEGKVLVDVSNNPEKNLYPEANAAYLQRLLPGCQVVKGFNTLSAWTLQNGPSDASRQVYLCGNSAEAKQAVAEVATKMGLTVLDRGSLSAARELEDIPLQLFPEWKLPLQITVGLLAFFFFYLLIREVVYAYVDQGKDISFRIMVSLANKVFPIVSLIMLSLCYLPGVIAAFLQMYRGTKYRRFPDWLDRWMLCRKQLGLLALALAFLHVLYTLIIPIRYYVRYRILDFTVTQIRENQTSEFDNTMAWRTDSYYSVGILGFGLYILLGITSLPSVSNALSWREFSFIQVLLYPDCEYLPERLQRLL, encoded by the exons ATGTCAAAAGAGGTGAAGCCAGAGAGCGTGTCACTGCGTCCTCTGGGAGGAGGAGCAGCAGTCATGGCGACCTCGGAGCAGGAGCCGGTATGCATTTTTGGGACGGGAGACCTGGGACGCTCCCTAGGTCAGCGCCTGCTGCAGACGGACTACAAGGTGGTGTACGGCAGCCGCAGACCTCGCAGCTGCGGCCCGTTGCCTGAAGGAGCTCAG GCGTTCAGTCATGCTGACGCAGCCCAATTGGCCAGTCTGATCTTTGTGTGCGTACACAGAGAACATTATGACTTCATGGAGACGCTCACCTCACAACTGGAGGGAAag GTGCTGGTGGATGTCAGCAACAACCCTGAGAAGAATCTGTACCCGGAGGCCAACGCTGCATATCTGCAGAG ACTGCTTCCTGGATGTCAAGTGGTGAAAGGCTTTAACACCTTGTCTGCCTGGACTCTGCAGAATGGACCCTCGGATGCCAGTAGACAG gtcTACCTGTGTGGGAACAGTGCAGAGGCAAAGCAGGCTGTTGCAGAGGTGGCCACCAAGATGGGTCTCACAGTTCTGGACAGGGGGTCTCTGTCTGCAGCCAGAGAGCTGGAGGACATTCCTCTGCAGCTCTTCCCAGAGTGGAAGCTGCCCCTCCAGATCACCGTCGGCCTCttggccttcttcttcttctatctgCTTATCAGAGAAGTCGTCTACGCCTATGTGGATCAAGGGAAAGACATCTCTTTCAGAATCATGGTGTCCCTGGCCAACAAG GTGTTTCCCATCGTGTCACTCATCATGTTGTCCTTGTGTTACCTGCCTGGTGTTATCGCTGCCTTCCTTCAGATGTACAGAGGAACTAAGTACAG GCGCTTCCCAGATTGGCTGGACCGATGGATGCTGTGCAGGAAGCAGTTGGGACTGTTGGCACTCGCCTTGGCCTTTCTGCATGTGCTCTACACTCTCATCATCCCAATAAG ATATTATGTGAGATACAGGATTCTGGACTTCACTGTCACACAG ATCAGGGAGAACCAAACGTCAGAGTTCGACAACACTATGGCCTGGAGAACTGACTCTTACTACTCTGTGGGCATTCTGGGGTTCGGCCTGTACATCTTACTAGGAATAACATCTCTCCCGTCAGTTAGCAACGCTCTCAGCTGGAGGGAATTCAGCTTCATACAG